In one window of Candidatus Dormiibacterota bacterium DNA:
- a CDS encoding glycosyltransferase family 39 protein, with protein sequence MGWRPRASAAWAAVLVGIGFVAAEAILLRASLGDDEGSYWQSLRALARGEPLFSSVFASQPPGFYYAFLPFYRFAHSLTGLRVGVLLFGLVGLAATYVVSRLLAGDLAGLLALVLAATSPVYLHQSVVLQADGPAVALSTVAIALALAAVRADGRVRELLAAGAGLTLALAVGIKLLGAVSLVPIALVLLGATRGRGRLVAAAIAGGLLGSFVILLPALASLGAAVDQLVLMHLRAGAAEKGGLDGNLGFLLVQRELPLEVLAALGALVALLRRDRTIVMPLAWVLASVLAVLLYQPLFPHHLVMLSPALAMTAAVGLGNLGELGRGALVAAAALVLVTAATGAAVAVSEARVALRPDLHDAEMVAAIRAASGPGDFWISDNAYAVAAADRDMPGSLVDTSGQRTEAVLLTVGDLEAARVRYDVRWVLVDGPRLDRVPGFRGWLDAHFHAVESLGGGAVVYQH encoded by the coding sequence GGGCGTCGGCGGCGTGGGCGGCCGTCCTCGTTGGCATCGGATTCGTCGCGGCCGAGGCAATCCTCCTGCGTGCCTCCCTTGGCGACGACGAGGGCTCTTACTGGCAGTCGCTTCGTGCCCTCGCGCGCGGTGAGCCGCTGTTCAGCTCGGTCTTTGCCTCGCAGCCGCCCGGGTTTTACTACGCTTTTCTGCCGTTCTATCGGTTTGCGCACTCGCTGACGGGTCTGCGGGTCGGGGTCCTCCTCTTCGGACTGGTCGGATTAGCCGCGACGTATGTCGTCAGTCGGCTGCTGGCCGGTGACCTGGCTGGCCTGCTCGCCCTGGTGCTGGCGGCAACCAGCCCTGTTTACCTTCACCAGTCAGTGGTCTTGCAGGCCGATGGGCCGGCGGTTGCGCTGAGCACGGTTGCCATTGCGCTCGCTCTCGCCGCCGTCCGGGCCGATGGACGAGTGCGGGAACTGCTCGCCGCCGGTGCCGGGCTGACGCTGGCGCTGGCCGTGGGCATCAAATTGCTCGGCGCCGTCAGCCTCGTGCCGATCGCCCTGGTCCTGCTCGGCGCGACTCGCGGGCGCGGCCGGCTGGTCGCAGCGGCGATCGCTGGCGGGCTGCTCGGATCTTTCGTGATCCTGCTGCCAGCGCTGGCATCGCTGGGTGCCGCCGTCGACCAGTTGGTGTTGATGCATCTGCGTGCGGGAGCGGCGGAGAAGGGAGGCCTTGATGGCAATCTCGGATTCCTGCTAGTCCAGCGCGAACTGCCGTTAGAGGTGCTCGCCGCCCTTGGCGCCCTCGTCGCCCTGCTGCGCCGCGATCGCACGATCGTCATGCCCCTGGCGTGGGTCCTGGCTTCGGTGTTGGCCGTGCTCCTTTACCAGCCGCTGTTTCCGCATCATCTGGTGATGTTGTCGCCGGCGCTGGCGATGACGGCGGCCGTCGGCCTTGGGAATCTTGGCGAGCTGGGACGGGGCGCCCTGGTTGCGGCTGCCGCCCTGGTGCTGGTCACCGCGGCCACCGGCGCCGCAGTTGCCGTAAGCGAGGCAAGGGTGGCCCTTCGCCCGGATCTTCACGACGCTGAAATGGTGGCGGCGATCCGCGCGGCCAGCGGGCCGGGGGACTTCTGGATCAGCGACAACGCCTACGCGGTTGCGGCAGCCGACCGCGACATGCCGGGGTCGCTGGTCGACACCTCGGGCCAGCGGACTGAGGCCGTACTGCTCACGGTAGGTGACCTGGAGGCCGCCCGTGTGCGATACGACGTTCGGTGGGTGCTGGTCGACGGCCCCCGCCTCGACCGCGTGCCCGGGTTCCGCGGCTGGCTGGATGCTCACTTCCATGCCGTCGAGAGCCTGGGCGGCGGGGCGGTCGTCTACCAGCACTGA
- a CDS encoding Flp family type IVb pilin, producing the protein MFSTIYNKIRNLLNREEGQGMVEYALILVLIAVVVIVVLIILGNQVKNVFCNISGGLGQ; encoded by the coding sequence ATGTTTAGCACCATCTACAACAAGATCCGCAATCTGCTCAACCGTGAGGAAGGGCAGGGTATGGTCGAGTACGCCCTTATCCTCGTCTTGATCGCTGTCGTGGTCATCGTAGTTCTGATCATCCTCGGCAACCAGGTCAAGAACGTCTTCTGCAACATCTCGGGCGGTCTGGGCCAGTAG
- a CDS encoding MFS transporter, which yields MSTEISTASTVDHKINPLPRNLGLALAVIAVAQLMVVLDATIVNIALPSIQKALQFSATGLEWVINAYALTFGGLLLLGGRAGDLFGRRRMFTAGIVVFTLGSLAGGFATSATWLIIARAAQGIGAAIVAPTALSLIADTFSEGPDRNRALGVYGAVAGAGGALGLLLGGVLTNFASWRWVLFVNVPIGIVLAIVAPRVLASSHRRPGRLDLPGALTVTGGMVSLVYGLSHAATYGWTDMVTLMALGLAVLLLLVFVTIESRSRHALMPFTIFAQRNRDGAYMLSLVIGVAVFGVFFFLTQFVQNILGFSPLVAGVAFLPLTAAIIITAQIVARLVGRFGPRPFITIGPLLVATGLFWLSQINDQTSYLTGLVGPMLLIAVGMGNIFVPLTLMAVAGTTSEESGLASALLNVGQQIGGSIGIALLGTIAATATKNQLAGVIPTHAALNHALAAGYGSAFLVAVGIALLGFVTAVLVFRGTRSPQTAARLAEETAA from the coding sequence ATGAGCACTGAGATTTCGACCGCGTCGACCGTCGATCACAAGATCAATCCACTGCCGCGCAACCTCGGCCTCGCCCTCGCCGTCATCGCGGTGGCCCAGTTGATGGTCGTCCTCGACGCCACCATCGTGAACATCGCCCTCCCTTCGATCCAGAAAGCATTGCAATTCAGCGCTACTGGCCTGGAATGGGTGATCAACGCCTACGCACTCACATTTGGGGGCTTGCTGCTCCTCGGCGGCCGGGCCGGTGACCTCTTCGGGCGGCGGCGGATGTTCACCGCCGGGATCGTGGTCTTCACCCTCGGCTCGCTGGCCGGTGGCTTTGCCACCAGCGCGACCTGGCTGATCATTGCCCGGGCGGCGCAGGGAATTGGTGCGGCAATCGTCGCGCCGACGGCACTGTCGCTGATTGCCGATACCTTTAGCGAGGGCCCGGACCGCAACCGGGCGCTCGGCGTGTATGGGGCGGTTGCCGGTGCCGGAGGCGCACTCGGGCTGCTTCTCGGAGGGGTGCTTACGAACTTTGCCTCCTGGCGATGGGTCCTATTCGTGAACGTGCCGATCGGCATCGTGCTCGCGATCGTGGCCCCGCGCGTGCTGGCCTCCTCGCACCGCCGGCCCGGCCGGCTCGACCTGCCCGGAGCGCTGACCGTGACGGGTGGAATGGTGAGTCTCGTTTACGGCTTGTCGCACGCCGCCACCTATGGCTGGACGGACATGGTGACGCTCATGGCGCTCGGGCTGGCGGTTTTGCTCCTGCTCGTGTTCGTGACCATCGAGTCGCGCAGCCGGCACGCGCTGATGCCGTTCACCATTTTCGCGCAGCGCAACCGCGATGGGGCCTACATGCTCTCTCTCGTCATCGGCGTGGCCGTCTTCGGCGTCTTCTTCTTCCTGACGCAGTTCGTGCAGAACATCCTGGGCTTCAGCCCGCTGGTCGCCGGCGTGGCGTTTCTCCCGTTGACCGCCGCCATCATCATCACGGCGCAGATCGTCGCTCGGCTGGTCGGCCGGTTCGGCCCGCGGCCCTTCATCACGATCGGCCCCTTGCTGGTCGCCACCGGCCTCTTCTGGCTTTCGCAGATCAATGACCAGACGAGCTACCTGACCGGTCTTGTCGGACCCATGCTGCTGATCGCCGTCGGGATGGGCAACATCTTCGTCCCGCTCACGCTGATGGCGGTCGCAGGGACCACTTCGGAAGAGTCTGGCCTCGCCTCGGCGCTCCTCAACGTCGGGCAGCAGATCGGTGGATCCATCGGCATCGCGCTCCTCGGGACGATTGCCGCGACGGCGACGAAGAATCAGCTGGCCGGCGTCATTCCGACGCATGCGGCGCTGAATCACGCGCTAGCAGCTGGCTACGGATCCGCATTCCTGGTCGCCGTGGGAATCGCGCTGCTGGGGTTTGTAACGGCCGTCCTCGTCTTCCGCGGAACCCGCAGTCCGCAGACCGCCGCCCGGCTCGCGGAAGAGACCGCGGCCTAA
- a CDS encoding circularly permuted type 2 ATP-grasp protein, whose amino-acid sequence MAQEATRLFAERGVTFGVPEDDGGILHRPIPIDPLPRRLAAAEWHALERALVQRTLALDAFIQDVYGQQRILRAGRIPAHLVYGSASYLRGASSPAAQRPGQIAVAGIDLVKVDGRWLVLEDNVRVPSGISYALAARWATRRVLGRAMPAFGAARLEDYPRRLRAVLRERAPSDGELVVLSPGPLNAAYYEHEELARLMEAPLVTGKDLFASHRGVWRLKGAERHPVSAIYHRFSPDYLDPLAGFGGSVIGVPCLIAAWRNGELGLANAPTCSIADDKSLFPYVPDMVRYYLGEPPLLEQPYTLDLTDPAQRRHALAHFEDFVFKPVEGSGGKGIVFGPIAPAEERAATAAAVEAEPASLIAQPALDLERLPCLMTDGTIEWRRCDLRPFVLLGSSPWVVPGGLTRVAPTTEAWLVNSSAGGGVKDTWVAA is encoded by the coding sequence ATGGCACAGGAAGCGACGCGTCTGTTCGCCGAACGGGGCGTCACCTTTGGCGTGCCCGAAGACGATGGCGGAATCTTGCATCGACCGATCCCCATCGACCCTCTCCCGCGCCGCCTCGCTGCCGCCGAATGGCACGCCCTCGAACGCGCGCTGGTGCAACGTACGCTCGCCCTCGATGCCTTTATCCAGGACGTCTACGGGCAGCAGCGCATCCTGCGGGCCGGGCGGATCCCGGCGCACCTTGTCTACGGGTCGGCGTCCTACCTGCGCGGCGCCAGCAGTCCGGCGGCGCAGCGCCCCGGACAGATTGCCGTCGCCGGCATCGACCTGGTCAAAGTCGATGGGCGCTGGCTGGTCCTCGAGGACAACGTGCGCGTGCCCTCCGGCATCAGCTATGCACTGGCCGCTCGCTGGGCGACGCGCAGGGTGCTGGGGCGGGCGATGCCGGCCTTCGGTGCCGCGCGGCTCGAGGATTACCCGCGACGACTGCGGGCGGTGCTTCGCGAGCGGGCGCCGTCGGATGGGGAGCTGGTCGTGCTCAGCCCGGGTCCACTCAACGCCGCCTATTACGAACACGAGGAGCTGGCGCGCCTGATGGAGGCTCCGCTCGTCACAGGAAAAGATCTTTTCGCCAGTCACCGCGGAGTCTGGCGGCTAAAGGGCGCGGAGCGTCATCCCGTGAGCGCCATCTACCACCGCTTCTCGCCGGATTACCTGGACCCCCTGGCGGGGTTCGGCGGGTCCGTGATTGGCGTCCCCTGCTTGATCGCTGCCTGGCGCAACGGCGAGCTAGGGCTCGCCAATGCACCGACCTGCAGCATCGCCGATGACAAGTCGCTCTTCCCCTACGTTCCCGACATGGTCCGCTACTACCTTGGCGAGCCACCGCTGCTGGAGCAGCCGTACACCCTGGATCTCACCGATCCTGCGCAGCGCCGGCACGCTCTCGCGCACTTCGAGGATTTCGTCTTCAAGCCGGTCGAGGGCAGTGGGGGGAAGGGGATCGTCTTTGGCCCGATCGCGCCGGCCGAGGAACGGGCGGCCACCGCCGCCGCCGTTGAGGCGGAGCCGGCAAGTCTGATCGCGCAACCGGCGCTCGATCTGGAGCGCCTGCCCTGCCTCATGACCGACGGCACCATCGAATGGCGTCGCTGCGACCTGCGGCCGTTCGTCTTGCTGGGATCGTCGCCCTGGGTGGTCCCGGGCGGCCTTACGCGGGTCGCGCCGACCACCGAGGCCTGGCTCGTGAATTCCTCGGCGGGTGGTGGGGTCAAAGACACGTGGGTAGCGGCCTGA
- a CDS encoding transglutaminase family protein, with protein MGSGLNLYAIAHSSRHRYPAVAQRSRNEVRLQPRKTRSQRLEHFHLEVSPDAELSSSVDYFGNAVWLVSVEAPHLELVITAHSEVRVLATEEVHLDRPWERERLARDPALEFALSSPRVPWLPAVAELARTLEVHAGDGEALYLATRRLPEHLAYLKGSTSVMTSVADVLERRVGVCQDFAHVMLALCRYLGWPARYVSGYWVPDEDLGTLESHAWVEVATPEGEWVGLDPTYATTVRDHHVSAAVGRDYDDAAPLHGVFVAAEPGETPEVEVVIRRITAPTLPSPASGGGESWAEQ; from the coding sequence GTGGGTAGCGGCCTGAACCTCTATGCCATCGCGCACTCGAGCCGCCATCGGTATCCGGCGGTGGCGCAGCGCAGCCGCAACGAGGTGCGCTTGCAGCCGCGAAAAACACGATCGCAGCGCCTGGAGCACTTTCACCTCGAGGTGAGTCCCGACGCCGAGCTGAGCTCGTCGGTCGACTACTTTGGCAACGCCGTCTGGTTGGTCTCGGTCGAGGCGCCGCATCTGGAACTCGTCATCACCGCGCACAGCGAGGTGCGCGTGCTGGCGACAGAGGAGGTTCACCTCGACCGTCCCTGGGAGCGCGAACGACTGGCCCGCGACCCGGCCCTCGAGTTTGCCCTTTCCAGTCCGCGCGTGCCGTGGTTGCCCGCGGTCGCCGAACTGGCCCGCACGCTGGAAGTGCACGCGGGCGATGGCGAGGCCCTGTACCTCGCGACTCGCCGCCTGCCCGAGCACCTCGCGTACCTGAAGGGCTCCACCAGCGTCATGACCAGCGTGGCCGACGTGCTCGAACGACGGGTCGGCGTCTGCCAGGATTTCGCCCATGTCATGCTTGCGTTATGCCGGTACCTCGGGTGGCCTGCGCGCTACGTCAGTGGCTACTGGGTCCCGGACGAGGACCTGGGGACCCTGGAGAGTCACGCTTGGGTAGAGGTGGCCACACCGGAGGGCGAGTGGGTCGGGCTGGATCCAACTTATGCGACCACCGTTCGTGATCACCATGTCTCGGCCGCTGTTGGCCGCGACTACGACGACGCGGCCCCACTGCACGGCGTCTTCGTGGCGGCCGAGCCGGGGGAAACGCCTGAGGTCGAGGTCGTGATCCGCCGGATAACGGCCCCCACCCTACCCTCCCCCGCAAGCGGTGGAGGGGAAAGTTGGGCCGAGCAGTGA
- a CDS encoding transglutaminase family protein, with protein sequence MPTPAVLQMQPRADGPHRVLRQAWESEPDVPLHHYRDLYGNVCYRTTMPAGSFRIGYDALVEVPGGPDEVVPDAPQVPVEQLPDEVLVYTLPSRYCLSDVLSSIAWELFGSIPPGWGRVQAICDWVHDHVRFQLGTSNPLTTALDVYERRVGVCRDLAHLAVTFCRALNIPARYVFGYLPDIDVPPPYAKMDFAAWFEAYVDGHWRTFDPRNNTPRIGRIVIGRGRDALDVAMVTTYGLVDLRKFVVWADELQPPSQPSRVPAAVGERKEVP encoded by the coding sequence GTGCCCACCCCGGCGGTTCTTCAGATGCAGCCTCGTGCCGACGGCCCCCACCGGGTCCTGCGCCAGGCGTGGGAAAGCGAGCCTGACGTTCCCCTCCATCACTACCGCGATCTCTATGGCAACGTCTGCTACCGCACCACTATGCCGGCGGGCTCGTTCCGGATCGGCTATGACGCCCTGGTCGAGGTGCCCGGTGGACCTGACGAGGTCGTGCCAGACGCCCCGCAGGTGCCGGTCGAGCAGCTGCCCGACGAGGTGCTGGTGTATACGCTGCCCAGCCGCTACTGCCTCTCGGACGTGCTGTCGAGCATCGCCTGGGAGCTGTTCGGATCGATCCCGCCGGGCTGGGGCCGTGTCCAGGCGATCTGTGACTGGGTCCATGATCACGTCCGTTTCCAGTTAGGGACCAGCAACCCGCTCACCACGGCACTCGACGTATACGAGCGGCGGGTGGGTGTGTGCCGCGACCTCGCGCACCTGGCCGTCACGTTCTGCCGCGCGCTGAACATCCCGGCGCGCTACGTTTTCGGCTATCTTCCTGACATCGACGTGCCGCCACCATACGCAAAGATGGACTTCGCCGCCTGGTTCGAGGCGTATGTGGACGGGCACTGGCGCACCTTCGACCCGCGCAACAACACCCCGCGCATCGGCCGCATCGTGATCGGGCGAGGACGCGACGCGCTTGACGTGGCGATGGTAACCACCTATGGTCTGGTGGACTTGAGGAAATTCGTGGTTTGGGCAGATGAGCTCCAACCCCCCAGTCAACCGTCTCGCGTTCCCGCCGCGGTGGGGGAGAGGAAAGAGGTTCCCTAG
- a CDS encoding transglutaminase family protein: MQERLPRIDASIVALDSSQIKSLGLLNHTEIDWGRVQRSVYLIHQNFHYEYPGPIADLNHHLVVLPPKRHGDQRRLRHQLDVSVSPMTVAKRRDVFGNVVLDLHVPFVETAIDFEAWIVVERFALGPLRMPGTALTDRRYLDPSPLTQPDEALRAVATSLRMAGEDALPLARRINRWVYETMSYAAGVTSVETTAAQALALSQGVCQDYAHIMLALCRLCELPARYVSGHLLGEGGTHAWVDVLVPAAPTLPSPGGGGKNAPEAVAVAFDPTHGREVGLSYVTVAVGRDYRDVAPTSGSYKASHKGQLSSQRRVGLTAVQYARERRSVPHAHVETA, from the coding sequence GTGCAGGAACGGCTGCCCCGCATCGATGCATCGATCGTGGCCCTCGATTCGTCGCAGATCAAGTCGCTCGGCCTCCTCAATCACACGGAGATCGATTGGGGTCGGGTGCAGCGCTCGGTGTACCTGATTCACCAGAACTTCCACTACGAGTACCCCGGGCCGATCGCGGACCTGAATCATCACCTCGTCGTCTTGCCGCCGAAGCGTCATGGCGACCAACGGCGGCTGCGCCACCAGCTAGACGTCTCGGTCTCTCCGATGACGGTTGCCAAGCGCCGGGATGTCTTCGGCAATGTGGTCCTCGACCTCCACGTCCCCTTCGTCGAAACCGCGATCGACTTCGAAGCTTGGATCGTGGTCGAGCGCTTCGCCCTTGGGCCACTTCGCATGCCCGGGACGGCGCTGACCGATCGCCGCTATCTCGATCCATCGCCGCTGACACAACCCGACGAGGCGCTGCGCGCGGTCGCCACCAGCCTGCGCATGGCCGGTGAGGACGCACTGCCGCTGGCGCGCCGCATCAATCGCTGGGTCTACGAGACGATGAGCTACGCGGCGGGCGTCACCTCGGTGGAGACCACGGCGGCACAGGCGCTTGCCCTGAGCCAGGGCGTCTGCCAGGATTACGCGCACATCATGCTGGCGCTCTGCCGCCTCTGCGAGCTCCCGGCGCGCTACGTGTCCGGGCATTTGCTGGGTGAAGGCGGGACGCATGCCTGGGTTGATGTGCTGGTTCCGGCGGCACCCACCCTGCCCTCCCCCGGAGGGGGAGGGAAAAATGCCCCCGAAGCGGTCGCGGTGGCCTTCGATCCGACCCACGGGCGGGAGGTCGGCCTCAGTTATGTCACGGTTGCGGTTGGGAGAGATTATCGGGACGTGGCGCCAACGTCGGGCAGCTATAAGGCGTCGCACAAGGGCCAACTCTCCAGCCAGCGGCGTGTAGGTCTCACCGCAGTGCAATACGCGCGCGAGCGGCGAAGCGTTCCGCACGCGCACGTCGAAACCGCCTGA